The Clostridium sporogenes genome contains a region encoding:
- a CDS encoding ECF transporter S component produces MVQSKNKQLVRGALLIAIGLLLPYLFHGIKNAGSIFLPMHIPILIGGFILSPYFALAVGVLTPLLSHLFTGMPPFPFVYVMVVELLTYGVVISILYNKKKMGIYPSLILGMLSGRLANILCNYLVLHLIMAKPFKFPVVLAGLFVKGLPGIIIQLILIPILVKALGKVELGKAA; encoded by the coding sequence ATGGTACAATCAAAAAATAAACAATTAGTTAGAGGTGCATTATTAATAGCAATAGGGTTATTATTGCCTTATTTGTTTCATGGAATAAAAAATGCAGGATCAATATTTTTACCAATGCATATTCCTATTCTTATAGGAGGTTTTATATTGAGCCCTTATTTTGCTTTAGCAGTAGGAGTATTAACTCCTTTATTAAGTCATTTATTTACAGGTATGCCACCATTTCCATTTGTTTATGTAATGGTAGTTGAATTATTAACTTATGGAGTGGTTATATCAATTTTATATAATAAAAAGAAGATGGGAATATACCCATCACTAATATTAGGAATGTTAAGTGGAAGATTGGCTAATATATTATGTAATTATTTAGTTTTACATTTAATAATGGCAAAACCTTTTAAATTCCCAGTTGTATTAGCAGGATTATTTGTAAAAGGTTTACCAGGTATAATTATTCAATTAATACTTATACCTATATTAGTTAAAGCATTAGGAAAAGTAGAATTAGGAAAGGCTGCATAA
- a CDS encoding class I SAM-dependent methyltransferase: MNDREFFNNLADKWDSMCFHPKEKIEYILSKANLKEGDRVLDIGSGTGVLIPYLEHIICNNGHITAMDIAENMLKVSKEKNTYSNLDFIVGDFLGYKSKKTFDCITAYSCYPHFKDKDKLANRAYELLEEGGRLVIAHSESKEKINSRHKDVDHKIKSHILPKVKYTAELMEKHNFKTIYTEDNEEYYIYIGARNK; encoded by the coding sequence ATGAATGATAGAGAGTTTTTTAATAATTTAGCAGATAAGTGGGACAGTATGTGTTTTCACCCTAAAGAGAAAATAGAATATATTCTTTCAAAAGCAAATTTGAAAGAGGGAGATAGAGTTTTAGATATAGGTAGTGGTACAGGGGTGCTTATACCTTATTTAGAACATATAATTTGTAATAATGGTCATATAACTGCTATGGATATAGCAGAAAATATGTTAAAGGTATCAAAAGAAAAAAATACATACTCTAATTTGGATTTTATAGTAGGGGATTTTTTAGGGTATAAATCTAAAAAAACTTTTGATTGTATAACAGCATATTCATGTTATCCTCATTTTAAGGACAAGGATAAATTAGCGAATAGAGCTTATGAACTACTTGAAGAAGGTGGCAGATTAGTTATAGCTCATAGTGAAAGTAAAGAGAAGATAAACTCTAGACATAAAGATGTAGACCACAAGATAAAATCACACATATTGCCTAAGGTGAAATATACTGCAGAATTAATGGAAAAACATAATTTTAAAACTATATATACAGAGGATAATGAAGAATATTATATTTATATAGGTGCAAGAAACAAATAA
- a CDS encoding helix-turn-helix domain-containing protein — MSIVVNLDVMMAKRKISLKELAEKINLTNANLSILKNNKAKAIRFSTLEAICRELNCQPGDIFEYKKDEDQKEDEK, encoded by the coding sequence ATGTCAATTGTAGTTAATCTAGATGTCATGATGGCAAAACGAAAGATTTCTCTTAAAGAATTGGCTGAAAAAATTAATTTAACTAATGCTAATTTATCAATTTTAAAAAATAACAAGGCTAAAGCCATAAGATTTTCTACTTTAGAGGCAATATGTAGAGAATTAAATTGCCAACCTGGAGATATTTTTGAATATAAAAAAGATGAAGATCAAAAGGAAGATGAAAAATAA
- a CDS encoding DUF2975 domain-containing protein produces MKETFSIKFIKVLLSIIIFGCICAFWKFGFMSLFTPKDIPNGFPNMLTFLFNTGVYIIVAYNLLKIIFSMDSAPFSFKNVKSFKIIGYLMLLLSLIDALDSIINFKKLDDIVALGIMLEDGIIGIRPNCILYLVLGIMALVLAEIFKKAVQIKDENDLTI; encoded by the coding sequence ATGAAAGAAACTTTTTCAATAAAATTTATCAAGGTACTTTTAAGTATTATAATATTTGGTTGTATATGTGCGTTTTGGAAATTTGGTTTTATGAGTTTATTTACTCCGAAAGATATACCTAATGGGTTTCCTAATATGCTAACTTTTCTATTTAATACTGGAGTTTATATTATTGTTGCATATAATCTTTTAAAAATTATATTTAGTATGGACTCTGCCCCTTTTTCTTTTAAAAATGTTAAAAGCTTTAAAATAATAGGTTATCTTATGTTACTTTTATCTCTTATAGATGCCTTGGATAGTATAATAAACTTTAAAAAATTAGATGATATTGTAGCTTTGGGTATTATGTTAGAAGATGGAATTATTGGTATTAGACCAAATTGCATTTTATATTTAGTGTTAGGTATTATGGCTTTAGTTTTGGCTGAAATTTTTAAGAAAGCTGTTCAGATAAAAGATGAAAATGACTTAACAATATAA
- a CDS encoding DUF2975 domain-containing protein, which translates to MKETFSIKFIKVLLIIIILCCTVFIWRYSFMGLLAPKELSVDISSIPGFLFVISIYLIITWNLLKIVYSIESTPFTLKNAKSFKAIGYLMVLLSFIDVIANFKKPSTSNFILLRMQIRNQPICINGSCLLYLILGLLSLVLAEVFKKAVQIKDENDLTI; encoded by the coding sequence ATGAAAGAAACTTTTTCAATAAAATTTATTAAAGTGCTTTTAATTATTATAATATTATGTTGCACAGTTTTCATTTGGAGATATAGCTTTATGGGTTTATTGGCTCCCAAAGAACTATCTGTTGATATTAGTAGTATTCCAGGTTTCCTATTTGTCATTTCAATTTATCTTATTATTACATGGAATCTTCTAAAAATTGTATACAGCATAGAATCTACTCCTTTTACGTTAAAAAATGCTAAAAGTTTTAAAGCAATAGGTTATCTTATGGTGCTTTTATCCTTTATAGATGTTATAGCCAATTTTAAAAAACCAAGTACAAGTAATTTTATACTTCTACGTATGCAAATACGTAATCAACCTATATGCATTAATGGTAGTTGTCTTTTATATTTAATACTAGGTCTTCTATCTTTAGTTTTAGCTGAGGTTTTTAAGAAAGCCGTACAGATAAAAGATGAAAATGATTTAACAATATAA